One window of Papaver somniferum cultivar HN1 chromosome 9, ASM357369v1, whole genome shotgun sequence genomic DNA carries:
- the LOC113308669 gene encoding B3 domain-containing protein Os01g0234100-like isoform X4, translated as MKNKSSRTRSVNNIYRPKSLAQEQAEEIQSSLSQRYPSFTKVMRQSQVSGGPWMKIPRNFCYSNLPREKVDLTLLVEDGDEFIVRFYPRMFALSGGWDHFATANMLIAGDVLVFQLVKATKFKVYIVRGNGSMDVDVALDPPEFPVPAKENDLEDDVYIKDLMPIQLYTRKRVKSHPSAPILGDAQMCVLSLEPPPMDHNNEVVDDSEVLKGMKLSDSIVEFQDVGSFRSFRIAVNGLIIDSEITEYVRTKYYELCCSQKAFLHKHLAPRLNSKLVAGIISETVNISDAIRASTLDTPKDKFESWARGLDAFGKLGMNVGFLVSRLNKLIKLAFDSEQAFEYKRYRDIMSRKNHVVEEITSLEMKVLRLKNDSRRLEKDIKCLELDAQKHILTFRKEAASPW; from the exons ATGAAGAATAAATCAAG TCGAACTAGATCGGTGAACAATATTTATAGGCCTAAATCATTAGCGCAAGAGCAAGCTGAAGAAATCCAATCGAGTTTAAGTCAGAGATATCCAAGCTTCACTAAAGTTATGCGCCAGTCACAAGTTAGTGGGGGTCCATGGATG AAAATTCCGAGGAATTTCTGTTATTCCAACTTACCAAGAGAAAAGGTTGATCTTACTTTGTTGGTTGAGGATGGGGATGAGTTCATTGTGAGATTCTATCCGCGGATGTTCGCTCTAAGTGGTGGATGGGATCATTTTGCCACTGCAAACATGCTAATTGCAGGAGATGTCTTAGTTTTCCAGTTAGTCAAGGCTACCAAATTTAAG GTTTATATTGTAAGAGGAAACGGTTCGATGGATGTTGATGTTGCTCTTGACCCTCCGGAGTTCCCTGTTCCTGCAAAAGAAAATGACTTAG AAGATGATGTATATATCAAGGACCTGATGCCAATTCAACTGTATACACGAAAACGGGTGAAGTCGCATCCTTCAGCCCCTATTCTCGGTGATGCTCAAATGTGTGTACTTTCTCTGGAACCACCACCAATGGACCATAATAATGAAGTGGTAGATGATTCAGAAGTTTTGAAAGGCATGAAACTTTCAGACTCAATTGTTGAGTTTCAGGATGTTGGGAGTTTTCGGAGTTTTCGCATAGCAGTGAACGGGTTGATTATTGATTCTGAGATAACTGAATATGTTCGAACCAAATACTATGAGCTTTGCTGCAGTCAGAAAGCTTTCCTTCATAAACATCTCGCGCCGAGGCTGAACAGCAAATTAGTCGCAGGAATCATCTCTGAAACAGTCAATATCTCTGATGCCATTAGAGCAAGTACGCTTGACACCCCAAAGGATAAATTTGAATCATGGGCAAGGGGTTTAGATGCATTTGGAAAACTTGGAATGAATGTTGGCTTCTTGGTTTCCCGTCTCAACAAACTTATTAAACTAGCCTTTGATTCAGAACAAGCATTTGAATATAAGAGGTATCGTGACATTATGAGCAGAAAGAATCACGTTGTTGAGGAAATAACAAGTCTTGAAATGAAAGTTCTTCGCTTGAAAAATGACTCCAGAAGGCTAGAGAAAGATATAAAATGTCTGGAACTGGACGCGCAGAAGCATATATTGACATTCAGGAAAGAGGCTGCATCTCCTTGGTGA
- the LOC113308669 gene encoding B3 domain-containing protein Os01g0234100-like isoform X1 — MTKKLESPSTSATDMDNSSNSVVAYPMKNKSSRTRSVNNIYRPKSLAQEQAEEIQSSLSQRYPSFTKVMRQSQVSGGPWMKIPRNFCYSNLPREKVDLTLLVEDGDEFIVRFYPRMFALSGGWDHFATANMLIAGDVLVFQLVKATKFKVYIVRGNGSMDVDVALDPPEFPVPAKENDLEDDVYIKDLMPIQLYTRKRVKSHPSAPILGDAQMCVLSLEPPPMDHNNEVVDDSEVLKGMKLSDSIVEFQDVGSFRSFRIAVNGLIIDSEITEYVRTKYYELCCSQKAFLHKHLAPRLNSKLVAGIISETVNISDAIRASTLDTPKDKFESWARGLDAFGKLGMNVGFLVSRLNKLIKLAFDSEQAFEYKRYRDIMSRKNHVVEEITSLEMKVLRLKNDSRRLEKDIKCLELDAQKHILTFRKEAASPW, encoded by the exons ATGACAAAGAAACTGGAATCGCCCAGCACTTCAGCTACTGACATGGATAACTCTTCAAACTCG GTAGTTGCTTATCCTATGAAGAATAAATCAAG TCGAACTAGATCGGTGAACAATATTTATAGGCCTAAATCATTAGCGCAAGAGCAAGCTGAAGAAATCCAATCGAGTTTAAGTCAGAGATATCCAAGCTTCACTAAAGTTATGCGCCAGTCACAAGTTAGTGGGGGTCCATGGATG AAAATTCCGAGGAATTTCTGTTATTCCAACTTACCAAGAGAAAAGGTTGATCTTACTTTGTTGGTTGAGGATGGGGATGAGTTCATTGTGAGATTCTATCCGCGGATGTTCGCTCTAAGTGGTGGATGGGATCATTTTGCCACTGCAAACATGCTAATTGCAGGAGATGTCTTAGTTTTCCAGTTAGTCAAGGCTACCAAATTTAAG GTTTATATTGTAAGAGGAAACGGTTCGATGGATGTTGATGTTGCTCTTGACCCTCCGGAGTTCCCTGTTCCTGCAAAAGAAAATGACTTAG AAGATGATGTATATATCAAGGACCTGATGCCAATTCAACTGTATACACGAAAACGGGTGAAGTCGCATCCTTCAGCCCCTATTCTCGGTGATGCTCAAATGTGTGTACTTTCTCTGGAACCACCACCAATGGACCATAATAATGAAGTGGTAGATGATTCAGAAGTTTTGAAAGGCATGAAACTTTCAGACTCAATTGTTGAGTTTCAGGATGTTGGGAGTTTTCGGAGTTTTCGCATAGCAGTGAACGGGTTGATTATTGATTCTGAGATAACTGAATATGTTCGAACCAAATACTATGAGCTTTGCTGCAGTCAGAAAGCTTTCCTTCATAAACATCTCGCGCCGAGGCTGAACAGCAAATTAGTCGCAGGAATCATCTCTGAAACAGTCAATATCTCTGATGCCATTAGAGCAAGTACGCTTGACACCCCAAAGGATAAATTTGAATCATGGGCAAGGGGTTTAGATGCATTTGGAAAACTTGGAATGAATGTTGGCTTCTTGGTTTCCCGTCTCAACAAACTTATTAAACTAGCCTTTGATTCAGAACAAGCATTTGAATATAAGAGGTATCGTGACATTATGAGCAGAAAGAATCACGTTGTTGAGGAAATAACAAGTCTTGAAATGAAAGTTCTTCGCTTGAAAAATGACTCCAGAAGGCTAGAGAAAGATATAAAATGTCTGGAACTGGACGCGCAGAAGCATATATTGACATTCAGGAAAGAGGCTGCATCTCCTTGGTGA
- the LOC113308669 gene encoding B3 domain-containing protein Os01g0234100-like isoform X3: MHFDITLAEPEDLVPCIRVVAYPMKNKSSRTRSVNNIYRPKSLAQEQAEEIQSSLSQRYPSFTKVMRQSQVSGGPWMKIPRNFCYSNLPREKVDLTLLVEDGDEFIVRFYPRMFALSGGWDHFATANMLIAGDVLVFQLVKATKFKVYIVRGNGSMDVDVALDPPEFPVPAKENDLEDDVYIKDLMPIQLYTRKRVKSHPSAPILGDAQMCVLSLEPPPMDHNNEVVDDSEVLKGMKLSDSIVEFQDVGSFRSFRIAVNGLIIDSEITEYVRTKYYELCCSQKAFLHKHLAPRLNSKLVAGIISETVNISDAIRASTLDTPKDKFESWARGLDAFGKLGMNVGFLVSRLNKLIKLAFDSEQAFEYKRYRDIMSRKNHVVEEITSLEMKVLRLKNDSRRLEKDIKCLELDAQKHILTFRKEAASPW, encoded by the exons ATGCATTTTGATATCACATTGGCAGAGCCAGAGGATCTTGTACCATGCATTAGA GTAGTTGCTTATCCTATGAAGAATAAATCAAG TCGAACTAGATCGGTGAACAATATTTATAGGCCTAAATCATTAGCGCAAGAGCAAGCTGAAGAAATCCAATCGAGTTTAAGTCAGAGATATCCAAGCTTCACTAAAGTTATGCGCCAGTCACAAGTTAGTGGGGGTCCATGGATG AAAATTCCGAGGAATTTCTGTTATTCCAACTTACCAAGAGAAAAGGTTGATCTTACTTTGTTGGTTGAGGATGGGGATGAGTTCATTGTGAGATTCTATCCGCGGATGTTCGCTCTAAGTGGTGGATGGGATCATTTTGCCACTGCAAACATGCTAATTGCAGGAGATGTCTTAGTTTTCCAGTTAGTCAAGGCTACCAAATTTAAG GTTTATATTGTAAGAGGAAACGGTTCGATGGATGTTGATGTTGCTCTTGACCCTCCGGAGTTCCCTGTTCCTGCAAAAGAAAATGACTTAG AAGATGATGTATATATCAAGGACCTGATGCCAATTCAACTGTATACACGAAAACGGGTGAAGTCGCATCCTTCAGCCCCTATTCTCGGTGATGCTCAAATGTGTGTACTTTCTCTGGAACCACCACCAATGGACCATAATAATGAAGTGGTAGATGATTCAGAAGTTTTGAAAGGCATGAAACTTTCAGACTCAATTGTTGAGTTTCAGGATGTTGGGAGTTTTCGGAGTTTTCGCATAGCAGTGAACGGGTTGATTATTGATTCTGAGATAACTGAATATGTTCGAACCAAATACTATGAGCTTTGCTGCAGTCAGAAAGCTTTCCTTCATAAACATCTCGCGCCGAGGCTGAACAGCAAATTAGTCGCAGGAATCATCTCTGAAACAGTCAATATCTCTGATGCCATTAGAGCAAGTACGCTTGACACCCCAAAGGATAAATTTGAATCATGGGCAAGGGGTTTAGATGCATTTGGAAAACTTGGAATGAATGTTGGCTTCTTGGTTTCCCGTCTCAACAAACTTATTAAACTAGCCTTTGATTCAGAACAAGCATTTGAATATAAGAGGTATCGTGACATTATGAGCAGAAAGAATCACGTTGTTGAGGAAATAACAAGTCTTGAAATGAAAGTTCTTCGCTTGAAAAATGACTCCAGAAGGCTAGAGAAAGATATAAAATGTCTGGAACTGGACGCGCAGAAGCATATATTGACATTCAGGAAAGAGGCTGCATCTCCTTGGTGA
- the LOC113308669 gene encoding B3 domain-containing protein Os01g0234100-like isoform X2 — MTKKLESPSTSATDMDNSSNSVVAYPMKNKSSRTRSVNNIYRPKSLAQEQAEEIQSSLSQRYPSFTKVMRQSQVSGGPWMKIPRNFCYSNLPREKVDLTLLVEDGDEFIVRFYPRMFALSGGWDHFATANMLIAGDVLVFQLVKATKFKVYIVRGNGSMDVDVALDPPEFPVPAKENDLDDVYIKDLMPIQLYTRKRVKSHPSAPILGDAQMCVLSLEPPPMDHNNEVVDDSEVLKGMKLSDSIVEFQDVGSFRSFRIAVNGLIIDSEITEYVRTKYYELCCSQKAFLHKHLAPRLNSKLVAGIISETVNISDAIRASTLDTPKDKFESWARGLDAFGKLGMNVGFLVSRLNKLIKLAFDSEQAFEYKRYRDIMSRKNHVVEEITSLEMKVLRLKNDSRRLEKDIKCLELDAQKHILTFRKEAASPW; from the exons ATGACAAAGAAACTGGAATCGCCCAGCACTTCAGCTACTGACATGGATAACTCTTCAAACTCG GTAGTTGCTTATCCTATGAAGAATAAATCAAG TCGAACTAGATCGGTGAACAATATTTATAGGCCTAAATCATTAGCGCAAGAGCAAGCTGAAGAAATCCAATCGAGTTTAAGTCAGAGATATCCAAGCTTCACTAAAGTTATGCGCCAGTCACAAGTTAGTGGGGGTCCATGGATG AAAATTCCGAGGAATTTCTGTTATTCCAACTTACCAAGAGAAAAGGTTGATCTTACTTTGTTGGTTGAGGATGGGGATGAGTTCATTGTGAGATTCTATCCGCGGATGTTCGCTCTAAGTGGTGGATGGGATCATTTTGCCACTGCAAACATGCTAATTGCAGGAGATGTCTTAGTTTTCCAGTTAGTCAAGGCTACCAAATTTAAG GTTTATATTGTAAGAGGAAACGGTTCGATGGATGTTGATGTTGCTCTTGACCCTCCGGAGTTCCCTGTTCCTGCAAAAGAAAATGACTTAG ATGATGTATATATCAAGGACCTGATGCCAATTCAACTGTATACACGAAAACGGGTGAAGTCGCATCCTTCAGCCCCTATTCTCGGTGATGCTCAAATGTGTGTACTTTCTCTGGAACCACCACCAATGGACCATAATAATGAAGTGGTAGATGATTCAGAAGTTTTGAAAGGCATGAAACTTTCAGACTCAATTGTTGAGTTTCAGGATGTTGGGAGTTTTCGGAGTTTTCGCATAGCAGTGAACGGGTTGATTATTGATTCTGAGATAACTGAATATGTTCGAACCAAATACTATGAGCTTTGCTGCAGTCAGAAAGCTTTCCTTCATAAACATCTCGCGCCGAGGCTGAACAGCAAATTAGTCGCAGGAATCATCTCTGAAACAGTCAATATCTCTGATGCCATTAGAGCAAGTACGCTTGACACCCCAAAGGATAAATTTGAATCATGGGCAAGGGGTTTAGATGCATTTGGAAAACTTGGAATGAATGTTGGCTTCTTGGTTTCCCGTCTCAACAAACTTATTAAACTAGCCTTTGATTCAGAACAAGCATTTGAATATAAGAGGTATCGTGACATTATGAGCAGAAAGAATCACGTTGTTGAGGAAATAACAAGTCTTGAAATGAAAGTTCTTCGCTTGAAAAATGACTCCAGAAGGCTAGAGAAAGATATAAAATGTCTGGAACTGGACGCGCAGAAGCATATATTGACATTCAGGAAAGAGGCTGCATCTCCTTGGTGA